In Gemmatimonadales bacterium, a single window of DNA contains:
- a CDS encoding co-chaperone GroES, whose product MSTATKSKTKVSIKPLEDRVVIMPSDETESMRGGLYIPDTAKEKPTQGSVIAVGPGRMDKGARVPMDLAVGDKVIYGKYSGTPFQLGDDEVIIIKASDILAKIG is encoded by the coding sequence ATGTCCACTGCGACCAAGAGCAAGACGAAGGTCAGCATCAAGCCGCTCGAAGACCGCGTCGTCATCATGCCATCGGATGAGACCGAGAGCATGCGCGGCGGGTTGTACATCCCCGACACCGCCAAGGAAAAGCCGACCCAGGGTTCCGTGATCGCCGTCGGTCCGGGCCGGATGGACAAGGGCGCGCGGGTCCCGATGGACCTGGCCGTGGGTGACAAGGTCATCTATGGCAAGTACAGCGGCACGCCGTTCCAGCTTGGGGACGACGAAGTCATCATCATCAAGGCCTCGGACATCCTCGCCAAGATTGGCTGA
- the groL gene encoding chaperonin GroEL (60 kDa chaperone family; promotes refolding of misfolded polypeptides especially under stressful conditions; forms two stacked rings of heptamers to form a barrel-shaped 14mer; ends can be capped by GroES; misfolded proteins enter the barrel where they are refolded when GroES binds), producing the protein MSSKELMFSVDARAKLKKGVDQLAEAVKVTLGPKGRNVVIDKKFGSPTITKDGVTVAKEIELLDPIENMGAQMVKEVATKTSDLAGDGTTTATVLAQAIYREGLKNVTAGANPMELKRGIDKAVELIVAELARLSVTTTGRKEIAQVGAISANNDKEIGDLIAEAMEKVGKDGVITVEEAKGLETTLETVDGMQFDRGYLSPYFVTDPEKMEASLDAPYILIHDKKISAMKDLLPVLEKVAQTGKPLLIIAEDIEGEALATLVVNKLRGTLKVAAVKAPGFGDRRKEMLLDIAKLTGGKVISEELGFKLENAVLADLGSAKRVTVDKDNTTLVDGKGKEGDVQGRIKEIRAAIEKSTSDYDREKLQERLAKLAGGVAVINVGAATETEMKEKKARVEDALHATRAAVEEGIVPGGGVALIRAQSVLEKIKGLTEDEKIGVDIVRRAIEEPIRAISINAGVEGSIVLAKVKESKDKNFGYNAASDTYEDLVKSGVIDPTKVTRTALQNAASIAALLLTTECVIVERKEDKPAPAAPGGGMGGMY; encoded by the coding sequence ATGTCATCGAAGGAACTGATGTTCAGCGTGGACGCCCGCGCCAAGCTCAAGAAGGGCGTTGACCAGCTCGCCGAGGCGGTCAAGGTGACCCTCGGCCCCAAGGGCCGGAACGTCGTCATCGACAAGAAGTTCGGCTCGCCCACGATCACCAAGGACGGCGTCACCGTCGCCAAGGAGATCGAGTTGCTCGATCCGATCGAGAACATGGGCGCGCAGATGGTCAAGGAAGTCGCCACCAAGACCTCCGACCTCGCCGGCGACGGCACCACCACCGCCACCGTGCTTGCCCAGGCCATCTACCGTGAAGGCCTGAAGAACGTGACCGCCGGTGCCAACCCGATGGAACTGAAGCGGGGCATCGACAAGGCCGTCGAGCTGATCGTCGCCGAACTCGCCCGGCTTTCGGTCACCACGACCGGCCGCAAGGAAATCGCCCAGGTCGGCGCCATTTCCGCCAACAACGACAAGGAAATCGGCGATCTGATCGCCGAGGCGATGGAGAAGGTCGGCAAGGACGGGGTCATCACCGTTGAAGAGGCCAAGGGCCTTGAGACCACCCTCGAGACGGTCGACGGCATGCAGTTCGACCGCGGCTACCTCTCGCCGTACTTCGTCACGGACCCGGAGAAGATGGAGGCCTCGCTCGACGCCCCCTACATCCTGATCCACGACAAGAAGATCTCGGCCATGAAGGACCTGCTCCCGGTCCTCGAGAAGGTGGCCCAGACCGGCAAGCCGTTGCTGATCATCGCCGAGGACATCGAAGGGGAGGCGCTGGCCACCCTCGTCGTCAACAAGCTCCGCGGTACCCTGAAGGTCGCCGCCGTCAAGGCGCCGGGCTTCGGCGATCGCCGCAAGGAAATGCTGCTCGACATCGCCAAGCTGACCGGCGGCAAGGTCATCTCCGAAGAACTCGGCTTCAAGCTCGAGAACGCGGTGCTGGCCGACCTCGGTTCCGCCAAGCGCGTCACCGTCGACAAGGACAACACCACGCTGGTCGACGGCAAGGGCAAGGAAGGCGACGTGCAGGGACGGATCAAGGAGATCCGCGCCGCCATCGAGAAGAGCACCAGCGACTACGACCGTGAGAAGCTCCAGGAGCGTCTGGCCAAGCTCGCGGGCGGTGTGGCCGTCATCAACGTCGGCGCCGCGACCGAGACCGAAATGAAGGAGAAGAAGGCCCGGGTCGAGGACGCGCTCCACGCCACCCGTGCCGCGGTCGAGGAAGGCATCGTCCCCGGCGGCGGCGTCGCGCTCATCCGCGCGCAGTCCGTGCTCGAGAAGATCAAGGGGCTGACCGAGGACGAGAAGATCGGCGTCGACATCGTGCGCCGTGCCATCGAGGAGCCGATCCGCGCCATCTCGATCAACGCCGGCGTCGAAGGCTCGATCGTCCTGGCCAAGGTGAAGGAGTCGAAGGACAAGAACTTCGGCTACAACGCCGCCTCGGACACCTACGAGGACCTGGTCAAGTCCGGCGTCATCGACCCGACCAAGGTCACTCGCACGGCGCTCCAGAATGCGGCGTCGATCGCGGCCCTGCTGCTCACGACGGAGTGTGTGATCGTCGAGCGGAAGGAAGACAAGCCGGCCCCGGCAGCGCCGGGCGGCGGCATGGGCGGGATGTACTAG